GTCCAGGACACCCTCGAAGGATGCCAGGCCCCGATACAGCCGACCTTCCTGTAGCCCCTGTGGGACTTCTTCTGCAGATGCTTAACGCCGAACCGCTTCATGACCCCGCAGAAGCCCTTGCCCTTGGTGACCCCGATGACATCGATGTTCTCGTTGTTAGAGAACACGTTCTCAACCCGGACCTCCTTCTCGAACAGTCCCCGGCGAAGTTGATCTTCTCCTGGGCGTTCTTGCCGCCGTTGATCTGCACCTCGAAGATATGGTTTTTCTTCTGGGAGATTCCGCCCAGCAGAGTGAGCTGGGTGTGGCAGATCGCCCGGATGACGGTGCAGTACTTGGCCATCCTCTTCAGCTGCTTCTCCAGGGTGTCGTCCTTCTTCTCGTTGTACTTCGAGAAGGCCTTCTTCTTGGCGTTGCGCCAGTTCTTGTAGAACCGCCGGAGAGTGTTCTTGTCCAGCTTCTTGGTCCAGACAGTCCCGATCGACCTCAGCCCCCTCGGAGTCTCGATGTATCCGACCAGCCCCACAACCACAATAGGGGGAGTCTCGATGACGGTCACGGCCTCGACGATCTCCTTTTTGAAGGTCTTGGTACCCGGCCGTTCATTCTCTCGGAGGACGTGGGTCATGCCGGCCTTGAAACCTGCGAAGGCAGTCAAGTGAGGAGGCTTGGCTTTCGAGTCCTTAGGGAAGGAGCGGATGCGGCCGCGGTGGTGTTTGGTCCTCCTGCGTGGCTTGAAGCCCAGGTGGCCGTGCCGAGGCAGGGAAAACTTCCTATGGCTCATTATTATTTGTTGAAGGTGGATTCAACTTTCCTTATCAACGTATTTCATGGCTTTTAAACAACCCACCCTCGTTTAGAATGACTATTTTTGGTGGTTTGTTGTTGGCGGCATCGACCGACTTTTTGTTGGCAACTGCCATTCGTTATTCATGGCAGAGAAAATTTATGAAGACAGTCTGGACGCCATGCCCAAAAAAAGTGATCAAGAAAGGGCCCGGCTTCGGACGGCATTTAAAAAGGCTCTCGACAAGCTCAGGTACTCCGACACCTGCGAGCGAGGATTGCTGGAGGTCCAAAGACTCCTAAAACTGCATTGCGAGCCCTTTCATCTGAGCGTCTTCATGGGCTGCATGCGCGAACTAAGACTATCAGACTAGACCCTAGCCAAAGAGAacgaagcgataacgatcgctaTGATAGCAGAGACCTTCCAGGCGAGGTTCATCGACCACTCTGACAGCTCGCCTTCGCTAAAAGGGACCGTCAGTAAGGCTTTTGGACTGCTGCTTAGATACTTCAATGACTTGAAATCGTCAGTCCAACAAGCTTGTGCCCGAACGGTCATTGATCTACAAAAATTCTGTTTGCAG
This genomic stretch from Hippocampus zosterae strain Florida unplaced genomic scaffold, ASM2543408v3 HiC_scaffold_247, whole genome shotgun sequence harbors:
- the LOC127594771 gene encoding LOW QUALITY PROTEIN: ribosomal protein L3-like (The sequence of the model RefSeq protein was modified relative to this genomic sequence to represent the inferred CDS: inserted 3 bases in 3 codons; deleted 2 bases in 1 codon); the protein is MSHRKFSLPRHGHLGFKPRRRTKHHRGRIRSFPKDSKAKPPHLTAFAGFKAGMTHVLRENERPGTKTFKKEIVEAVTVIETPPIVVVGLVGYIETPRGLRSIGTVWTKKLDKNTLRRFYKNWRNAKKKAFSKYNEKKDDTLEKQLKRMAKYCTVIRAICHTQLTLLGGISQKKNHIFEVQINGGKNAQEKINFAGDXFEKEVRVENVFSNNENIDVIGVTKGKGFCGVMKRFGVKHLQKKSHRGYRKVGCIGAWHPSRVSWTVARAGQLGYHHRTELNKKIYRLGQGVXQGCQNNASTKTDXTEKSITPMGGFPHYGVVNDDFIMIKGLLVGPKKRIVMLRKSLITHTSRKALEEIELKFIDTSSKMGHGRFQTTAEKDAFYGRTKKDK